A genomic region of Desulfosarcina ovata subsp. ovata contains the following coding sequences:
- a CDS encoding amino acid permease produces MKTTSAHRSLKREIGLLSAMVIVVANMVGSGIFTTSGFIVGQLGSAWMLLTCWLVGGLFALAGALCYGEMGAMLPKAGGEYAYLHYAFGPVPAFLSGWVSLVVGFSAPIGAAAIAFATYFLGGGTEPWLAVEFAGRRWLTVSGVTLLACAVVVLFSIVHSHSLRLGTRVQNLLTMFKLAVIVLFSVAGMMWGKGDWSHLGAVPDNGAGGWGPFAVALIFVSFSYSGWNAAAYLGGEIRQPGRNLPLALMAGTGLVIALYLALNLVYVYALPASAMQGTLEVGTAAATALFGPAMGRAFGLVIALGLLSVLSAMIMAGPRVYYAMARDGLFFRRFAGVHQTRRTPVGAIWLQAAIAIGMILCAAYDALLIYIGFTLSLTAVATVAGLFWLRHTAPEMARPYRAFGYPLTPALFIVGNLWIVCHTVASRPLVVGCGLATIAIGWAVQSWFNKQSGQTQRHAAADTGLGPA; encoded by the coding sequence ATGAAAACCACATCGGCCCATCGTTCATTGAAGCGTGAAATCGGGCTGCTGTCCGCCATGGTGATCGTCGTGGCCAACATGGTGGGCAGCGGTATCTTCACTACATCGGGGTTCATCGTCGGCCAGTTGGGCAGCGCCTGGATGCTGCTGACCTGCTGGCTGGTCGGCGGCCTCTTCGCCCTGGCTGGCGCGCTATGCTACGGCGAGATGGGGGCCATGCTGCCCAAGGCCGGCGGCGAATACGCCTATCTGCATTACGCCTTCGGCCCGGTGCCGGCCTTTCTCTCGGGGTGGGTTTCCCTCGTGGTCGGCTTTTCCGCGCCCATCGGTGCCGCGGCCATCGCCTTTGCCACCTATTTTCTCGGTGGCGGCACCGAGCCGTGGCTGGCGGTGGAATTCGCCGGGCGCCGCTGGCTGACCGTTTCCGGAGTGACGCTGTTGGCCTGCGCCGTGGTGGTGCTATTTTCCATTGTTCACAGTCACAGCCTGCGCCTGGGAACCCGCGTTCAGAACCTGCTCACGATGTTCAAGCTTGCCGTGATCGTACTTTTTTCCGTTGCCGGCATGATGTGGGGAAAAGGCGACTGGAGCCATCTGGGGGCCGTGCCTGACAATGGCGCCGGTGGATGGGGCCCTTTTGCCGTGGCCCTGATCTTTGTCTCCTTTTCCTACAGCGGCTGGAATGCCGCCGCCTACCTGGGCGGGGAAATCCGCCAGCCGGGGCGCAACCTGCCCCTGGCCTTGATGGCGGGCACCGGGCTGGTGATCGCCCTGTACCTGGCGTTGAACCTGGTCTATGTCTACGCCTTGCCGGCTTCGGCCATGCAAGGAACGCTGGAGGTGGGTACGGCGGCGGCCACGGCTCTGTTCGGCCCCGCCATGGGCAGGGCCTTCGGACTGGTCATCGCCCTGGGCCTGCTATCGGTGCTGAGCGCCATGATCATGGCCGGCCCGCGGGTGTATTACGCCATGGCCCGCGACGGCCTTTTCTTCCGGCGTTTCGCAGGCGTTCACCAAACGCGCCGCACCCCGGTGGGCGCTATCTGGCTCCAGGCGGCCATCGCCATCGGGATGATTCTGTGCGCGGCCTACGACGCCTTGCTGATTTATATCGGCTTCACCCTCTCCCTGACGGCCGTGGCCACGGTGGCCGGTCTGTTTTGGCTGCGCCACACGGCCCCGGAAATGGCGCGTCCTTATCGTGCCTTCGGCTATCCGCTGACGCCCGCTCTTTTTATTGTCGGCAATTTATGGATTGTATGCCATACCGTCGCCAGCCGTCCCTTGGTGGTGGGTTGCGGCCTGGCCACGATCGCCATCGGCTGGGCCGTGCAATCCTGGTTCAACAAACAATCGGGCCAGACCCAAAGACACGCGGCGGCCGACACGGGGTTGGGACCGGCTTAG
- a CDS encoding ABC transporter substrate-binding protein, with the protein MSRTIAKYFIASALAFFIIGCLEGLMFPTKFQLQSFYTTVFHIPPEYLKAFFGYFVAKIHTHVNLIGWVGSTLMGMLYYLAPQISGVERYRPWAAYMNWACQTLGVILLCLGFHLIGVFGLASGHTAGSPEFRNVAAPFKMVVTIGGVLITVSALLFTYNMVRTLFASVPALASAKGSMTPKIRQRIQAMAIVLATLALLNITVPVSPAIASPATAPQKADVIMIGDRLVDVAHGLGVVPAAMSVRCSLWPLCASLKSAVQVLGCPNCLTKKKAAPLLKFARQNGIKRVLIEKSDPFCTYVPNLQLENMASFLGGQELEIAYVDFTRGLEPAVRQTAEILGLADKCDKVLTGYAREMEKTRKKMAEKQFVKKVVILRGTYQETTGKTFLLIESPGGYADRFLLKPMGIENVGGKVYTDGKKPSKGHVSVRKLDRLIAAAPDAIVMTGDSIAVQKALAEAICKNPALGDVPAVKTHAVYSLPGYIDSSVIEYPLVLRRWADVLER; encoded by the coding sequence ATGTCCAGAACAATTGCGAAATACTTCATCGCCAGTGCGCTGGCATTCTTTATCATCGGCTGCCTCGAGGGGCTGATGTTTCCCACCAAGTTTCAATTGCAGTCATTCTACACCACCGTTTTCCATATTCCGCCCGAGTATCTCAAGGCTTTTTTCGGTTATTTCGTGGCCAAGATTCACACGCACGTCAACCTCATCGGGTGGGTGGGGTCGACCCTCATGGGCATGCTGTACTATCTCGCACCGCAAATCAGCGGCGTCGAACGGTATCGCCCATGGGCCGCCTACATGAATTGGGCCTGCCAAACGCTCGGGGTTATTCTTTTATGTCTGGGGTTTCACCTGATTGGCGTGTTCGGCCTGGCTTCGGGGCATACGGCGGGTTCGCCTGAATTCAGAAACGTCGCCGCCCCTTTTAAAATGGTCGTTACCATTGGTGGTGTGCTGATCACCGTCTCGGCGTTGCTTTTTACTTACAATATGGTCCGAACGCTTTTTGCCTCGGTGCCCGCTCTTGCTTCGGCAAAGGGGTCCATGACGCCGAAAATCCGTCAACGGATCCAGGCCATGGCCATCGTGCTGGCAACGCTTGCCCTGCTGAACATAACGGTACCCGTATCACCGGCCATTGCCTCGCCGGCCACGGCACCTCAAAAGGCCGATGTGATTATGATCGGCGACCGCCTGGTGGATGTGGCCCATGGCCTGGGCGTGGTACCGGCGGCCATGTCGGTGCGCTGCTCCCTGTGGCCCTTGTGCGCCTCCCTGAAATCGGCCGTTCAGGTCCTGGGGTGCCCCAATTGCCTGACCAAGAAAAAGGCCGCCCCCTTACTGAAATTTGCCCGGCAGAATGGAATCAAACGCGTCCTGATCGAAAAAAGCGATCCGTTCTGCACCTATGTCCCCAACTTGCAACTGGAAAACATGGCCTCTTTTTTAGGTGGCCAGGAACTGGAGATCGCGTATGTCGATTTTACCCGGGGCCTGGAACCCGCCGTGCGGCAGACGGCCGAGATTCTGGGGCTTGCGGACAAATGCGATAAGGTATTGACCGGGTATGCCAGGGAGATGGAAAAGACCCGCAAGAAGATGGCGGAGAAGCAATTCGTCAAAAAGGTTGTCATCCTTCGCGGCACCTACCAGGAGACGACCGGCAAAACCTTTCTTCTCATCGAGTCCCCCGGCGGATACGCGGACCGGTTTTTGCTGAAGCCCATGGGAATCGAAAACGTGGGCGGTAAGGTTTATACCGATGGCAAAAAACCGTCCAAGGGCCACGTCTCCGTGCGCAAGCTCGATCGATTGATCGCCGCAGCGCCCGATGCCATTGTCATGACGGGTGATTCCATCGCCGTGCAAAAGGCCCTGGCCGAGGCCATCTGCAAAAACCCGGCCCTGGGCGACGTGCCCGCCGTCAAGACCCATGCCGTTTACAGCCTGCCGGGCTACATCGATTCCAGCGTGATCGAATACCCGCTTGTTCTGCGGCGCTGGGCTGACGTGCTGGAGCGGTAG
- a CDS encoding SAM-dependent methyltransferase encodes MNWFRSKVFCFPLLLMVAGFVVAGCATSGVDAVTGATAKAQVSGPGTLLLVSMGTGDTDNMTMRARQAVAAADIVFTMGARTDYYGELLARKTVYDAGHRLFFQGETRSGPGHPGPKPPQKKLKGKTPTGAGHGPRMDKSPEEIAAQREKTRRIIRDAVAAGKHVVILDNGDPTIFGPHIDYMREFDDLNPGIVPGISSFNAANAALQTSLVSGDAMAVTLTIGRLEGGRDKMIAGMIDAGETLVFFMVRDLNGFVTSLNALVSADTPVAIVSWAGSREKQRVIRGTLGTILETVGGERVPNYLLYVGSALK; translated from the coding sequence ATGAATTGGTTCAGATCAAAGGTATTCTGTTTCCCATTGTTGCTGATGGTGGCCGGTTTCGTGGTGGCCGGATGCGCGACGTCCGGTGTCGACGCCGTCACCGGTGCCACGGCCAAGGCGCAGGTGTCGGGGCCGGGGACGCTTCTCCTGGTCAGCATGGGAACCGGCGACACGGACAACATGACCATGCGGGCCCGGCAGGCGGTTGCGGCCGCCGACATCGTTTTCACCATGGGCGCGCGCACCGATTACTATGGCGAACTGCTGGCGCGAAAAACCGTATACGATGCCGGACACCGGCTCTTTTTCCAAGGCGAAACCCGGAGCGGCCCCGGCCATCCGGGACCGAAACCGCCCCAAAAGAAGCTTAAAGGGAAAACGCCCACAGGCGCCGGTCATGGTCCCCGGATGGACAAGTCACCCGAGGAGATTGCCGCCCAGCGGGAAAAGACACGCCGGATCATCCGCGACGCCGTGGCCGCGGGCAAGCATGTGGTGATTCTCGATAACGGCGACCCGACAATTTTTGGTCCGCACATCGATTATATGCGTGAATTCGACGATTTGAACCCAGGGATCGTGCCCGGCATCTCCAGTTTCAACGCGGCCAACGCAGCACTTCAGACCAGCCTTGTGTCCGGCGATGCCATGGCCGTGACCCTGACCATCGGCCGCCTTGAAGGTGGCCGGGACAAGATGATCGCCGGCATGATCGATGCGGGCGAAACCCTGGTGTTTTTCATGGTGCGCGATCTGAACGGGTTCGTTACCAGCCTGAATGCCCTTGTTTCCGCCGATACACCGGTGGCCATCGTTTCCTGGGCCGGTTCCCGGGAAAAGCAACGGGTGATCCGGGGAACCCTGGGGACAATCCTGGAAACGGTTGGCGGTGAACGGGTGCCGAACTATCTTCTCTATGTGGGGTCCGCCCTGAAATGA
- a CDS encoding TonB-dependent receptor plug domain-containing protein codes for MKKWCVAIGLIWMLIPNEVMAGSHDGDTADGTVDAGRVVVTATMTEKQITDAPGAVEVITRQEMIEMNAQTVADAVADATGLVVTTETGRQKRPSIRGTGSNHTLLLIDGRRLASGFKDLLGIEQIPMDMVQRIEVVRGPTSALYGSDAIGGVINIITKTPPKELSAGLTAQYGQSTYNEGQEVIGSAVVGNTWDRLGVLLAGGYRDKDGYDRDGVTPDDGDDMNLSSGAGRLSFDINRGHRLLAGLEAVDKNNTGLRDLQSMDRERDADYSRLNYFLEYDGHPTSLTSLMLRANHSEQENDIEITPATSMIAGSIGDENNSKRRLDQVEARFNGLFFDRHLVTVGGEYREEGREDDTGMDDDIDNVSGYLQDEYRIFDPFLLVVGVRYDDHSDFGSQWTPRASLTYNVVEHLRLKASYGEGFRAPGFMELYVPTYMKRGKLVYEPNAELDPETSQSYEIGIEGEYKRFSGQVMAFKTSIDDMIEAVYYASTGSGNKKKDYYQYQNIGEVTMSGVELQWGLGLPMGFDLSGNLAYLDTENEDTGEELEGRPDYNGSLKLGYHHAGMGLRANLRLNYIGERYYADEPEKDVTLLNAYLSKTVFDNVMLFAGVDNIFNAGSENDIEPTFYYAGVSLKY; via the coding sequence ATGAAAAAGTGGTGTGTGGCGATTGGTCTCATATGGATGCTGATTCCCAACGAAGTGATGGCCGGTAGCCATGATGGTGACACGGCCGACGGGACCGTGGATGCGGGCAGAGTGGTGGTGACGGCGACCATGACCGAAAAGCAAATCACGGACGCACCGGGCGCCGTGGAGGTGATCACCCGGCAGGAGATGATCGAAATGAACGCCCAAACCGTGGCCGATGCCGTGGCCGATGCCACCGGTCTGGTGGTGACCACCGAGACCGGGCGCCAGAAACGGCCCAGCATCCGTGGCACCGGCAGCAATCACACCCTGCTGTTGATCGACGGCCGCCGGCTGGCTTCAGGCTTCAAGGATCTGCTCGGCATTGAACAGATCCCCATGGACATGGTCCAGCGTATCGAGGTGGTTCGCGGTCCGACCTCGGCCCTGTACGGCAGCGATGCGATTGGCGGGGTCATCAACATCATCACCAAAACGCCGCCCAAGGAACTTTCCGCCGGACTTACCGCGCAATACGGGCAAAGCACCTACAATGAAGGCCAAGAGGTCATCGGCAGCGCGGTGGTGGGCAATACCTGGGATCGTCTGGGCGTTTTGCTGGCCGGCGGATACCGGGACAAGGATGGCTACGACCGGGACGGCGTGACTCCCGATGACGGCGACGACATGAATCTGTCCTCGGGCGCCGGACGGCTCTCCTTCGATATCAACCGGGGTCACCGGCTGTTGGCGGGCCTGGAAGCGGTCGACAAAAACAATACCGGGCTAAGGGACCTCCAGAGCATGGACCGGGAGCGGGATGCCGACTACAGCCGTCTCAACTATTTCCTGGAATACGACGGCCATCCCACGTCCCTCACCTCCTTGATGTTGCGAGCGAACCATTCCGAACAGGAAAACGATATCGAAATCACTCCGGCCACCTCCATGATCGCCGGTTCCATCGGCGATGAAAACAACTCCAAGCGCCGGTTGGATCAGGTCGAAGCCCGCTTTAACGGATTGTTCTTCGACCGCCACCTGGTCACCGTGGGCGGTGAATACCGCGAGGAAGGCCGCGAGGACGACACCGGCATGGATGACGATATCGACAATGTCAGCGGGTATCTTCAGGACGAGTACCGCATCTTCGATCCTTTTTTGCTGGTGGTTGGCGTTCGTTATGACGACCATTCGGATTTTGGGTCCCAGTGGACCCCCCGAGCCTCGCTGACCTACAATGTCGTGGAGCATCTGCGGCTCAAAGCGTCCTACGGGGAAGGTTTTCGCGCGCCGGGATTCATGGAGCTTTACGTTCCAACCTATATGAAGCGGGGAAAACTGGTGTACGAGCCCAACGCCGAATTGGATCCGGAAACCTCGCAAAGCTACGAGATCGGTATCGAGGGTGAATACAAACGGTTCAGCGGCCAGGTGATGGCTTTTAAAACCAGCATCGATGACATGATCGAGGCGGTTTACTACGCCTCCACCGGTTCGGGCAATAAAAAGAAAGACTATTATCAATACCAGAACATCGGCGAAGTAACCATGTCCGGAGTCGAACTTCAGTGGGGTTTGGGACTGCCCATGGGATTCGATTTGTCCGGCAACCTGGCCTATCTGGACACGGAAAACGAGGACACCGGCGAGGAGCTGGAAGGCCGCCCGGATTACAACGGGTCTTTGAAGCTCGGTTATCATCACGCGGGTATGGGGCTGCGGGCCAATCTACGCCTGAACTACATCGGCGAGCGGTACTACGCCGACGAGCCGGAGAAGGACGTGACCCTGCTTAACGCCTATCTCTCCAAAACCGTTTTCGATAACGTGATGCTGTTTGCCGGCGTCGACAATATTTTTAACGCCGGATCGGAGAATGACATCGAGCCGACGTTTTACTATGCGGGTGTGTCGCTGAAGTATTAA